The Thermostichus vulcanus str. 'Rupite' genome segment ACTGTTGGGCTGATCGTCGACGATCAAGAGGTGGCTGACATCTGTTGGCTCTAAAGTAGCCGTTTCGGGCACCCCGATTGTTCTAGACATCTCAATTTTGGCAAAGGAAAGACTGGTCACAGCAGGAGTCCAGTTGGAGTACTCCTACAGTAGTGCTCTTTTAGGAAAGGGAGCATCCGGCTTTACACCGAACTTGTTAAAAAGTTGAGCCAACCCAACATAATCCTGAAAGGTTCTTAAAGCTCTCTCAAATTAACAGTTCTGTCAGCGTTTGGTGCAAGCTTTGCACATCCGCAAACCCTTGCTCTGCTCCAGCCTGATACAGACGCTCCAGGGGGTGAATGCCCCAGCCCACACCCCAGGCCTCGACTCCGGCACGACGGGCCATTTCGATGTCGTATTCCGTATCACCAATCAGAACGGTGTGATCAGGGGCAAGGTCATGGTGGGCGAGGATGCGTTCCACAGAATCTGGATGTGGCTTAGGATGAGTCACTTCTGTTGGGGAAATGATCGGCTCAAATAGGTCGCCAAAGCCCCATTGGTCGAGAACAGGCAAGATGGATTCTCGTCGCTTGCTCGAGGCAATGGCCAACGGGATCCGTTCCGCTAGATCTGCCAAAAGGTCGAGAATACCGGGGAAGGGTTTACTGTAGTAAGGGCGGATAGCGTCGTAGTAGCAGCGGTAAATTTCAATCGCCTCCGGGATCCGGTTCTGGGAATGCTTCGGTAGCAGAGCAGCCAGTTGTTTCTCCAACGGGATCCCGATCATCTGTCGCCAAGATTCCACCGCTTCTGGGGGCAGCTCCAGGGCCGCAGCAGTATGGCGGATCGCTTCGAGAATGCCAGGTTCGGAATCGACGAGCGTACCATCAAAGTCAAAAATCAGAAGTTTGAGTACCATCCAGAAGCCTTGATACGGAGAATTGGGTTGGGTTTAGGGCGGCTCTGCGGGCCACAGCTTTGAAAGCCCTCCTGAATAGCTCACCCGACCGATTCTACCAGGGGCCTCCCAGTTCCCTGAGGGTCTTATCATTCTTGCTTCTTGAGTGCTCCAAAAGGCTGATAGCCTGCTCGCAAGGCTATCCCAACCCAAGAGAGATTCGCTGGAGATTTCCCGCTTGGGGTGGGCTCATATAAAGAGCTATAAAGAGCAGGGATCCACTGCTAGGCTCACTCTACCAAGGGTTTTCCAGATATGGGTCGGCAGGGATTCGAACCCTGGACCAATCGGTTAAAAGCCGAATGCTCTACCGCTGAGCTACCGACCCTAATTTGCAGCTTTACAATCTTAGCAGAGTCACTTCCCAGTGTCGCGAGTTTTTTTGCTATGCTAAGGCTAAGTCAACCCTGGGGCTGTAACGGTTTCGACGGGGTGGCGAACAAGGGTTCATGATACAGGTCGGGATTGAGCTTATCCCGTTACCACCAGGCTCAAAACAAGTACGTGCGAACAACGTCGTACCCTTTGCTCGTAAAGCTGCCGTTCTGGCTGCCTAAGGCTCAGTAACCTAAAGGTTTACTCTTGAGCTCGAGGATCCCCTCACGACCCCGTTAAGTGGGCGGATCAAACCCTCAACGGGTGCAGCTCTCCTCTTTGGCTCCGTCGAGGGAGAGCCCAAGCTCA includes the following:
- a CDS encoding HAD family hydrolase, producing the protein MVLKLLIFDFDGTLVDSEPGILEAIRHTAAALELPPEAVESWRQMIGIPLEKQLAALLPKHSQNRIPEAIEIYRCYYDAIRPYYSKPFPGILDLLADLAERIPLAIASSKRRESILPVLDQWGFGDLFEPIISPTEVTHPKPHPDSVERILAHHDLAPDHTVLIGDTEYDIEMARRAGVEAWGVGWGIHPLERLYQAGAEQGFADVQSLHQTLTELLI